A single window of Paenibacillus sp. SYP-B4298 DNA harbors:
- a CDS encoding LysE family translocator, which yields MNTFFTSALLGLSISIPVGTVTIQMMKQGLRNGFMYGWMVGLGGMTFDLGMIILIYLGFSTYLNMPIVQHIMWLAGCLFLLYLSIDSFKESRKTRVIEGEAEGKSLRKSYLSGLLVAVSPSNIVFWIGVFGTVLAASFDASSTSATFIASAAGILAGILLHDVALMGFVHYTRRFVSETFLRWFSIVAGCLLLGFSLYFGYQFATSVWG from the coding sequence TTGAACACTTTTTTTACGAGCGCACTGTTAGGACTATCCATCTCCATTCCTGTCGGGACGGTCACCATCCAGATGATGAAGCAGGGACTGCGCAATGGCTTTATGTATGGATGGATGGTTGGGCTAGGGGGCATGACCTTTGATCTGGGAATGATCATTCTGATCTATCTCGGCTTCTCAACCTACCTGAATATGCCTATCGTACAGCACATCATGTGGCTGGCAGGCTGTCTGTTTCTGCTCTATTTGAGCATCGATTCGTTCAAGGAAAGCCGCAAGACAAGAGTCATTGAGGGCGAAGCGGAAGGCAAGTCGCTGCGCAAATCCTATCTGTCCGGGCTGCTCGTTGCCGTATCGCCTTCTAATATCGTCTTCTGGATCGGCGTCTTCGGCACCGTACTCGCCGCTTCCTTCGATGCCTCCTCTACCTCGGCAACCTTCATCGCCTCGGCAGCAGGTATTCTGGCGGGCATACTATTGCATGATGTCGCCTTAATGGGCTTTGTGCACTATACCCGACGTTTTGTCAGCGAAACCTTTCTGCGCTGGTTCTCCATCGTCGCCGGCTGTCTGCTGCTTGGGTTCAGCCTCTATTTCGGCTATCAGTTCGCGACCTCGGTCTGGGGCTAA
- a CDS encoding GNAT family N-acetyltransferase, with amino-acid sequence MQVIDAKLAERVEQSEMRYMVDRMRAMQERPGNPMGVEIAGFGNAVALYAREMPWPQFNTVKGLSEAEAERVDEVIAWYGNRAPQWEIIPSRGGQALQQRLAQRGYYQSGFHSSWFMPLVLESRQSDPAAETGRETSSGEWRLAELSAADGLEQYARVHCLATGLPLSGAEAVAANNEVLLGRAGWSFYLAEAEDGEPAGAAVMHCADGVASLTFAAVLPQYRGRGLHQALILRRLEQARASGCTLAVSQAAYASASARNMERCGLRLAYTRATWSALP; translated from the coding sequence ATGCAGGTTATCGATGCGAAGCTTGCCGAGCGGGTAGAGCAATCGGAGATGAGGTACATGGTGGATCGGATGCGGGCGATGCAGGAGCGGCCTGGCAATCCGATGGGAGTCGAGATTGCCGGGTTCGGCAATGCGGTGGCGCTGTATGCCCGTGAGATGCCTTGGCCGCAATTCAACACCGTCAAGGGATTAAGCGAGGCGGAGGCAGAGCGGGTTGACGAGGTAATCGCTTGGTATGGTAACCGTGCTCCGCAGTGGGAGATTATCCCTTCGAGAGGAGGGCAGGCGTTGCAGCAGCGGCTGGCGCAGCGAGGCTACTATCAATCAGGCTTTCATAGCTCATGGTTCATGCCGCTGGTGCTGGAGAGCAGGCAGAGCGATCCCGCTGCCGAGACAGGACGCGAGACTTCAAGCGGCGAATGGAGGCTGGCCGAGCTGAGCGCGGCAGACGGGCTGGAGCAATACGCTCGCGTCCATTGCCTTGCTACGGGGCTGCCGCTCTCCGGTGCGGAGGCGGTTGCCGCCAATAACGAGGTGCTGCTGGGGAGAGCCGGCTGGAGCTTTTATCTAGCCGAGGCTGAGGATGGCGAGCCAGCAGGCGCAGCGGTCATGCATTGTGCTGACGGTGTGGCCTCGCTGACCTTTGCGGCTGTGCTGCCGCAGTACCGGGGGCGCGGTCTTCATCAGGCGCTGATTCTGCGTCGTCTGGAGCAGGCACGCGCCAGCGGCTGCACGCTTGCGGTATCCCAGGCAGCTTACGCTTCAGCGAGCGCTCGCAATATGGAGCGCTGCGGTCTGCGGCTAGCCTATACGCGCGCGACGTGGAGCGCGCTGCCATAG
- a CDS encoding class I SAM-dependent methyltransferase — protein sequence MTLKSLQAIYAYRGGNQDMPREQLWLHYLASAEERIVNYERISSLQELADANPVLDYVQRSLELLQPLRLSFWMKDILEEVLIWSETAKGGSVKERIGLQEQGINCFVHNIGSAQIYLRHAGQPGSERTRVIHTLIRTHGLIGQQLRGEVPAEDNLPLSALVKERLLAPEELYHLLTALNYCIIGAVSEELWVAVKADAKRLIEELAYEQQARKMSWSERLRLLRAAPIAAGEDYEGQLAAAAKQTDLHGLLSGMEDKTFWYVESALGSFSLEQFLKVMALALHGPGSGEVRHISFEPLMNTMYYDYKGVKKINVYKQRMMEHYLKQLTWEQLSQGDVSHGGVHLQAQLERKDALPDTIFFNLAFSAAAEKLIEFCIEAEKSPLYEKAVLLLFDLFGLRRDAYDRFHNEETYLATMNGTVDYKRVLLDYIVGRKVLDIGPGGGVLLDLMERELPDVEPIGIDISHNVIEALDRKRQLEGHRWTVLQGDAMRLKEYIEPGSVGTVIFSSIIHELYSYIPYEGRRFNRDTISAALVSAFEVLEPGGRLIIRDGIMTEPVSQLRRIRFLDSEGMDWLERYAEDFEGREITFERLAEDEVLMPVNDAMEFLYTYTWGEESYVHEVQEQFGYFTPSEYRECIDGLFGEEGRIMELRHYLQEGYTEALAAKVQIMDEQGESVSLPDSTCLIVVEKVKPRS from the coding sequence ATGACGTTAAAATCACTTCAGGCCATCTACGCTTATCGGGGCGGCAACCAGGATATGCCGCGGGAGCAACTGTGGCTTCATTATCTCGCCTCTGCGGAGGAGCGGATTGTCAATTACGAGCGGATCAGCTCATTGCAGGAGCTGGCGGATGCCAATCCGGTGCTGGACTATGTGCAGCGGAGTCTGGAGCTGCTGCAGCCGCTAAGATTGTCCTTTTGGATGAAGGATATATTGGAGGAGGTGCTGATCTGGTCGGAGACCGCCAAGGGCGGATCTGTGAAGGAGCGTATCGGCCTGCAGGAGCAGGGCATTAATTGCTTTGTACATAATATCGGCTCTGCCCAGATCTATCTGCGCCATGCCGGGCAGCCGGGAAGCGAGCGGACTCGCGTCATCCATACACTGATTCGGACGCATGGCCTGATCGGCCAGCAATTGCGCGGAGAGGTGCCAGCCGAGGACAATCTGCCGCTGTCCGCGCTGGTGAAGGAGCGCCTGCTTGCTCCCGAGGAGCTGTATCACTTGCTGACGGCTCTAAACTATTGTATCATCGGTGCCGTCTCTGAGGAGCTATGGGTAGCGGTTAAGGCGGATGCGAAACGGCTGATTGAGGAGCTGGCTTATGAGCAGCAGGCGCGCAAGATGTCCTGGTCTGAGCGGCTGCGCTTGCTGCGGGCGGCGCCGATTGCTGCGGGAGAGGATTATGAGGGTCAGCTTGCAGCCGCGGCGAAGCAGACCGATCTGCACGGGCTATTGTCCGGCATGGAGGACAAAACCTTCTGGTATGTGGAGTCGGCACTGGGGAGCTTCTCGCTGGAGCAGTTTCTCAAGGTGATGGCTCTGGCCCTGCACGGGCCGGGCAGTGGAGAGGTGCGCCATATCAGCTTCGAGCCGCTCATGAACACGATGTATTATGATTACAAAGGTGTGAAGAAGATTAATGTGTACAAGCAGCGGATGATGGAGCATTACCTGAAGCAACTGACATGGGAGCAACTGTCCCAAGGTGATGTGTCGCATGGCGGCGTCCATCTGCAGGCGCAGCTTGAGCGGAAGGACGCGCTGCCGGACACGATCTTTTTCAATCTGGCCTTCTCTGCGGCTGCTGAGAAGCTGATTGAATTTTGCATTGAGGCAGAGAAGTCGCCGCTCTATGAGAAGGCGGTGCTGCTGTTATTTGATCTGTTCGGGCTGCGGCGAGATGCCTATGACCGCTTCCATAATGAGGAGACGTACCTGGCGACGATGAATGGCACCGTAGATTACAAGCGGGTGCTGCTTGACTATATTGTTGGACGCAAGGTGCTTGACATCGGGCCGGGCGGAGGCGTGCTGCTTGATCTGATGGAGCGTGAGCTGCCTGATGTGGAGCCGATCGGCATCGACATCTCGCACAATGTAATCGAAGCGCTAGACAGGAAGCGGCAGCTTGAAGGACATCGCTGGACTGTGCTGCAGGGCGATGCTATGCGCCTCAAGGAATATATCGAGCCGGGCAGTGTCGGCACAGTTATCTTTTCCTCCATCATTCATGAGCTGTATTCCTACATTCCTTATGAGGGACGTCGCTTCAATCGCGATACCATCTCAGCGGCGCTCGTCAGCGCATTCGAGGTGCTGGAGCCGGGCGGCCGGCTTATTATTCGCGATGGCATCATGACCGAGCCAGTGTCACAGCTAAGACGCATCCGGTTCTTGGATAGCGAGGGGATGGACTGGCTGGAGCGCTATGCGGAGGATTTCGAGGGGCGCGAAATAACGTTCGAGCGGCTGGCGGAAGATGAGGTGCTCATGCCAGTTAATGATGCGATGGAATTTCTCTACACGTATACATGGGGCGAGGAGTCGTATGTGCATGAGGTGCAAGAGCAGTTCGGCTATTTCACGCCATCTGAATATCGGGAATGCATCGACGGTCTGTTTGGCGAGGAAGGGCGTATCATGGAGCTGCGACATTATTTGCAGGAGGGGTATACTGAGGCGCTGGCAGCCAAGGTGCAGATCATGGACGAACAGGGAGAGTCCGTATCGCTGCCGGATAGCACCTGCTTGATTGTCGTCGAGAAAGTGAAACCGAGGTCTTGA
- a CDS encoding NUDIX hydrolase, translating into MTENETNYNARKYRTPDGAPADIVIFTIVSRERSGSKKSLPLRELQVMLIERKSWPFAGQWALPGGFCGEQESLPECARRELEEETGVRDVHMEYCNVYSEPGRDPRGWIISHAFVALVKERELHSRRAADDAADVRLFPVSEALGMELAFDHRQVLEDALAHIRRKMLTTTIAKEFLPEEFTISELYQVIQTVVPAFEDRNFLRKITSTQSRKGIIEEVVDASGNRKMSNRYSQRAAQLYRFTGHEPQLSLYS; encoded by the coding sequence ATAACCGAGAATGAGACCAATTACAATGCACGCAAGTATCGTACCCCTGATGGCGCACCGGCTGACATCGTCATCTTCACGATCGTCTCCAGGGAGCGCAGCGGGAGCAAGAAGTCATTGCCGCTGCGGGAGCTGCAGGTGATGCTTATTGAGCGCAAGAGCTGGCCCTTTGCCGGGCAATGGGCGCTGCCGGGAGGATTCTGCGGCGAACAGGAGTCGTTGCCAGAGTGTGCCCGGAGGGAGCTGGAGGAGGAGACCGGCGTGCGCGATGTCCACATGGAGTATTGCAACGTATACAGCGAGCCGGGGCGTGATCCCCGGGGCTGGATCATCTCGCATGCGTTCGTGGCGCTCGTGAAGGAGAGGGAGTTGCACAGCAGGCGGGCGGCGGATGATGCGGCGGATGTCCGGCTGTTTCCGGTCAGTGAGGCGCTCGGGATGGAGCTGGCGTTTGACCATCGGCAGGTGCTTGAAGATGCGCTTGCCCATATTCGCCGCAAGATGCTGACCACCACAATCGCCAAGGAGTTCTTGCCGGAGGAGTTCACGATCAGCGAGCTGTATCAAGTCATCCAGACGGTCGTGCCCGCATTCGAGGATCGCAATTTCCTGCGTAAAATCACGTCGACACAGAGCCGCAAGGGCATCATTGAGGAGGTCGTGGATGCTTCCGGCAATCGCAAAATGTCCAACCGCTATTCGCAGCGTGCTGCGCAGCTATACCGCTTTACCGGGCATGAGCCTCAGCTATCGTTATACAGCTAG
- a CDS encoding cysteine hydrolase family protein: MKALIVIDYTVDFVTGKLPCGEPAIEIEERIAALAEQFAQAGDYVVMAVDLHDEGDRYHPEHRLFPPHNIRGTQGRELYGKLNTVYQSHKESMVWMDKTRYSAFCGTELALQLRARGITELHLVGVCTDICVLHTAVDAYNQGFDITVHADATASFNPAGHEWALEHFEHTLGARVEGKRQPE, from the coding sequence ATGAAAGCATTGATTGTGATTGACTATACCGTGGATTTTGTGACAGGCAAGCTGCCGTGCGGGGAGCCGGCAATCGAGATCGAGGAGCGGATTGCTGCACTGGCCGAGCAATTTGCACAGGCGGGAGATTATGTGGTGATGGCTGTCGATCTGCATGATGAGGGAGATCGCTACCACCCGGAGCATCGCTTGTTTCCACCACATAATATTCGTGGCACGCAGGGACGGGAGCTATATGGCAAGCTGAATACCGTCTATCAGTCGCATAAGGAGAGCATGGTTTGGATGGACAAAACCAGGTATAGTGCCTTCTGCGGGACGGAGCTAGCGCTGCAACTGCGTGCGCGAGGCATCACGGAGCTGCATCTTGTCGGTGTGTGCACCGATATTTGTGTGCTGCATACGGCGGTGGATGCGTACAATCAGGGCTTTGACATTACCGTGCATGCAGACGCTACGGCGAGTTTCAATCCTGCAGGACATGAATGGGCGCTGGAGCATTTCGAACACACATTGGGCGCGCGGGTGGAGGGCAAGCGCCAGCCTGAATGA